The bacterium genome segment ACGGTCACCGGCTGATAATCACCTGTCATGGACCACCTGTACACCGGATCTGCATGATCGCTCTGCACACCCACAACAGTGGGAAGCTCATCAATGATCTTGAGCCGATGCAGGTCGAGGAACCCTTCCATGAGCGCTGTAATATTCCCCGCGTTTCCAATAGGTACCACGACCACAAGATCCGATGTATCCCAGTTCAGCTGTTGCGCCACCTCGTAGGAATAACTTTTTTGCCCGTTGATACGCACGGGGTTTTTGCTGTTTAAAAGGAACACTTCATAGTTTTCCGACAACTCCTCTACCACTCGCATGCAGTCATCAAACACCCCGGGCAGCTCAATAACAGTGGCGCCCGAGCCCAACGGTTGCGACAACTGCTGAGGAGTTACCTTCCCCTGGGGTAAAAGTACCACCGATTTGACACGCCCCTTGGGTAGGTAAGACAGATAAAGTGCGGCCGCTGCGGAGGTATCTCCTGTGCTGGCGCAGATCCCCAGGACCTGGTCCAGCCCCTTTTTAATGATGATGTGATTGAGATAGCTTATGGCGCTTGCCATCCCCCGATCCTTGAAACTGGCAGAGGGGTTCTGCCCATCGTTCTTGACAAAAAACGGCGCGCCAAGCCAACTGGCCAGGTCGTCGTTGGCCCGGATCATGGGAGTGTGTCCCTCACCCAGGTAGATCACATCCTCGGGGGGGACCAGAGGCATGATCAGCTCATGGAACAGGAATATCCCGGACATGGACGCCTCGTTGGACTGCCTGCGCCTGTCGAAGATCTCCCGCCACTGGGAACCGGATGTCTTTTTCAGTTCATCGAAGGAGCGATCGTGAAGCCTCAGGAGCGACCCGCAGGAGGGACAAGTGTAGTAGAAATCCTCTATGGGATACTCTTTACCGCAACCGATGCAGGAATAGACAAGATCACCCCGGTAGCCGGGCATGGGGATCTGGGCAACTGCTTTTTCTTTTCTGCGGGGCATTGCACACTTTCCTTTCAGGAAAAGTTGATGATCTCCGGTAAAGATCGGATTTTAGCAGGGAATGGGAAATGCGTGAATAGTGAATAGTGGAGCGTGAAGCGTAGAAAATGATAATAACGGTTTCGTACACATGTACAATTACTTAACCTGGACCTTGGACCTTGGACCTTGGACCGATTTTAACCGTTTACTGTTCACCGTTCACAGTTCACGGTATAATATCCCCCATGAAACTCCTGCTGTTCCATATGCCTTTGTTTTATTACAAAACCCATGAAAAAAGCATCCTTGAGGCTCCCGATATCGAAGAAGAGCGGGAAGTTGTGGACTGCATAGTTGCCCTCATCCAGGCGGAGGAGGGCGACCCGGGCAAAGGGAAAAAGGTCCTGGACAAGCTCATCAAGAACATTAAATGGCTGGCCGGCAAGTTCGGTACAAAAAGGGCGGTCCTGCACTTTTTCTCTCACCTTTCAGAAAGCCGGGCCGATCCTGAGTACGCCCGGGATCTCCTTGACCGCGCCGCCGAGCGCCTGGAGGGAGCCGGTTACGAAGTCCACGTGACGCCCTTCGGGTATTTCTGCGAGATGAAGCTGCACATCGGGGGAGAGTCCCTGGCGAAAGTGTTTAAGGAATTTTGAAAGGCAGTGTCTAGGGTCTGGTGTCTAGGGTCTAGACAATGCACGGTTGCTATAAATGCGGTAAAGGTAGCATCAGGTAGTGTCGCCAGTCTTCGCTGAAGCTTCGCCTCGGCAGGCAGGGAACGCAGGGAGCTTCACGAAAATATTTTGACTGGATTCCGGGTCTTCGCGTTTATTTCACCCTCCCCCCAGATTGAAGATTTAACCCTGTGAAACCCTGTGTACCCTGTGGTAAAAACATCGCCTTAATGGTAACCAGCTTAACCCAAATTAAAGGTTTTAACAGCGGCCCTCTGAGGTGCGACCATGATTGGTCGCCCTGCGCAACCCTGCGTTAATGCTTTTGCTTTGTTCTTTCGCTCAGTCGCTCAGTCCAGGATTTTCTCCTGCATTGTGCGTTCTGCATCCTGACTTTTACCTTGTCCCTGAATAAAAAAAGGAGGCAAAGGCCTCCTGCATGAATCGTATTTGTTTGTTCTAAAAGATCTTCCCGCTAAGTCGCCGGGTTGTCCTTCCCTTTGTCGGCTTCCTCTTTTTCAGCCTCGTCTTCCGTGGTCTTCTCTCGCTCAGTCACTCCGTCGCCCTTCGCCTCATCCTCCTGCCCTGAGCTTGTCGAAGGGTCCCCTTCAGCAGCCCTTTTAAGCTCCTTCACCGTCTCCTCTTCAGCCTGCTTGAACCCACGGATGGCCTTGCCCAGCCCCTTTCCCAGCTCTGGCAGCTTCTTGCCGCCGAAAAGGAGCATGACGATGGCGAGAATGACGAGAAGTTCCTGCATGCCGAGACCGCCGATCATAAACAGTTCCTCCTGAACATGGTTCAGTGCAGGGTGTAAAGTGCAGGGTGCAGAGTGTCGAGAATAAAAAGCAAATTAACCAATCCTGCTTTACGCCTTCTCTACACTCTACACTTTACACTCTACACTGTTCCTATTCCTATTCCTATTCCTGTTTCGCCTTCTGTGAATAGGAATAGGAACTTACCAGCTCCCCATCAAAGGATACCTCAAGGTTGAAGAAAGAGGTTATGGTTGCTTCCTTGCCCGGGGTGGCCTCGATCCCCATATGGGTCCAGGTCCATTTCGGGAGACCTTCTTCGTCAACCCCCGTGAAATCGGGTTGGCCGTACATCTGAACGATCTCAGCCTTCGTCGTCATGCCGGCTTCGATCTTTGCCCCCGGGTTCTGGGTAGGCATATTCCCCAGGGTCACGTTAAAGGTGGGAGCACAAGCTCCAAAAGCAAAGATCATTGTCCCTGATAGTATCAGCGTTCGGATCTTCATGCTGCCGGTTCCTCCGGTTTCCACTCACTCAATATCAAGGGTCATAACAAGCAAGTCGTGCACTTCATCCTTGGCATCCCTGATATAGTCCTTCAGGATCGCCTCTTCCTTGAACCCCATTTTCCTGAACACGTCGATGGCACCAGTTTGTGTTACGGCCATTTCAGCGGTCAACTTTTCAAGGCCGGCCTCTTCCGCAGTGTGGATGATCTCCGTGAACATGATACGGGCCAACCCTTTTTTTCTGAAACTGGGAGATACCACGATGCGGATCTCACCGACATGGCGCATCCATCCGAAAGGCTTCCTGTGCAGTGTCGCGTTGGCAACGATCCGGCCTTCGTGCACAGCAAGCAGAGGAAAAACCCTGTTGTAATTCAGGTTGCTGAACCACTCGCGCACGACCCTGTAGTTGGAGACATCGTTGCGCAAGTACTGGCGGTCCGAATCATAGAGATCTTCAAAAAAATCCATGAGGATCCGCTCATCCTGTTTGTTCATTGCCTTGAGGACAAGTTCGGTGCCGTCTTCCAACGCTACTTTTTGAGGATATCGATCAAGGAGCATCTCTAACCCCGCTTTTCTGTTTGTAGGGGTCCTGGCACCCTAGTGTTCCATATGCCAGGTTCCGGATACCGATTCCGCAAACTCGGCCCAATTTTCCCAGAGTGTGGTCACATCGTTGCTCATTATTATAAGGTCGTGTTTCTTGCCTGTAGCGTCCATGCCGTGGTCCTTCAGGATCGCCTCTTCCTTAAACCCAAGCCGCGTAAACACGCGTTGTGCGTTGCTCTGGATAGTGAGCATCTCAGCCATAAGCTTGTCCAGTCCCAAACCGACCGCCTGCTGAAAGATCTCGGCTGCGATGATCCGGGCGAGCCCCTTGCCACGAAAACTCCCTGCCACAGACATCCGGATCTCACCTACGTGACGCATCCAGCCGTGGGGGTTCCGGTGCAGGGTAGCGTCTGCCACTACCGTATCTCCATCAAAGGCCAGAATGGGCAACACCTTTTCGTAGTCGATGTTTTTCATCCATCCGCGTATGACATCACGGTTCGCGACATCATCCCTGAGATAGAGCCGGTCCTCTTTACTCATTCCCTTGAAGAACTTGTACAGCGCCTCTTCGTCCTCTTTCACTAAAGGACGCAAAGTTACTTCGGATCCGTCTCTGAGCGCTACTACCTTTGGATATTCGTTCAGCATCATGGTGAACCTCCCTTCAAAAAGTCTATTATATCGCAGGAAGAGCGCATACTAAAGAGGGAAGAATATAATCGGGGAACCGTGAACGGTTAGGATCGACCCAAAATTACGACAGTGCACATGTGCACCGGTGCACTGGTGCACAAAACCGCTTGTTTGCGGTCTGCGTCCTGCCTGTCCCTAGCTAAGTCGAAGGACGTCCTGTGTTCTTCCCCTATTGCTCCCTCCCCCTTCCTCCTTTTATCCTCCTGTAACGGAGGAGCGTGTACCCCACCCCCACAGCAAACCCTCCAATATGGGCCCACCAGGCCACTCCAGTCGCGGCAGCACTGCTCCCATAGGACATGGAGCCGCTCATGAACTGGATGAGGAACCACAGGCCGAGGAAAAGGATGGCCGGAACCTCTATGAAGGTAACGAAAAAGAAGATGGGCACCAGGGTAACCACCTTGGCCCTTGGAAACAGAAGAAAGTAGGCCCCAAGCACACCAGCGATGGCGCCGCTGGCCCCAACGGTGGGAACGTCACTCGCCGGGTTGGCCAGCAGGTGGGTAACGGAAGCGGCCACCCCACAACCAATATAAAAGATCAGGTAGCGAAAATGACCAAGGGCCGATTCCACATTGTCACCGAATATGTAGAGGTAGAGCATGTTTCCCAGCAGGTGCAGCCACCCTCCATGGAGGAAGATAGATGTAAAGAACGGTACGGTAGCGTAGGGGATCAGCTGCGGTGCTTCGGAGAAAGCGTAAAAAACCTTCTGCGGAACCAGGCCGAAGATGTAAATGAAGCGTTCCAGGTTTGGACCGAGGGACAGCTCCATGAAGAACATCACAACGTTGGCCCCGAGGAGGAAATAGGTCACAAAGGGGATCGTTCTGGAGGGGACGTTGTCACGTAGTGGAATCATAACGGCTCTCGCTGATCATTTATCAAACCACGGGCATCTTCAGCGAGAGCCCGGGTATCGGTGTGTCGGAGTATCGGGGGAAAATCCAGTGCGCCTGATGTTTTGATCTGTCGCCGATACCCCGATACCCCCATACCCCGATACTTGCGCTGACAGGTATCCTAATATCAGCGCATCAGTCTTCCACTGCCGGGTACCGCAAACAGCCCTGGCCCAGAAAGAAAGCATCCTCATCCAGCTCTTCTTCGATGCGCAGCAGCTGATTGTATTTGGCAACACGCTCTGATCGGCTGGGAGCACCTGTTTTTATCTGCCCGGCGCCGGTAGCCACAGCCAGGTCCGCAATAAAAGTGTCGCAGGTCTCACCGGAGCGATGGGAAATGACCGATGTATACCCGGCACGGCGGGCAAGCCTTACCGTCTCCAGGGTCTCGGTGACGGTGCCGATCTGGTTCAGTTTGATAAGGATGGAGTTAGCCACACCCTTGGAGATCCCATCCGAGAGAATATGCATATTGGTCACAAAAACATCGTCTCCGACGATCTGAACCCTGTCTCCAAGCCTTTCGGTAAGGAGTGTCCATCCGTCCCAGTCGTCCTCAGCCATGCCGTCTTCAATGGATACGATGGGGTATTTGTTGACCAGGCCCTCGTAAAAAGACACCATCTCTTCTGCTGAATACTCAACCCCCTCGGCAGACAAGCGGTATTTACCATCACGATAGAACTCTGACGCGGCGGAATCCAGACAGATGGCAACGTCCTCGCCCGGTCTATACCCCGCAGCTTCGATCCCCTTCATGATAGCATCCAAAGCAGCTCGGTTTCCGTTCAGCCGGGGAGCAAAACCACCTTCATCTCCCACTGAGGTCGAATGGCCCATATCGGACAAGATCTTTTTCAGATGGTGAAAGACCTCCGTCCCCATCCTCAAGGATTCCGTGAAGGTGTCTGATCCCCAGGGAAAGATCATAAACTCCTGGATATCCAGGCCGCTGTCGGCGTGTGCCCCTCCGTTTATGATATTCATCATGGGAACGGGGAGTATGTTGGCAGAGAGTCCGCCAATATAGCGGTAAAGGGGAATTCCCAGCTCGTCGGCAGCGGCCCTGGACACAGCCATGGATA includes the following:
- the thrC gene encoding threonine synthase, translated to MPRRKEKAVAQIPMPGYRGDLVYSCIGCGKEYPIEDFYYTCPSCGSLLRLHDRSFDELKKTSGSQWREIFDRRRQSNEASMSGIFLFHELIMPLVPPEDVIYLGEGHTPMIRANDDLASWLGAPFFVKNDGQNPSASFKDRGMASAISYLNHIIIKKGLDQVLGICASTGDTSAAAALYLSYLPKGRVKSVVLLPQGKVTPQQLSQPLGSGATVIELPGVFDDCMRVVEELSENYEVFLLNSKNPVRINGQKSYSYEVAQQLNWDTSDLVVVVPIGNAGNITALMEGFLDLHRLKIIDELPTVVGVQSDHADPVYRWSMTGDYQPVTVIPSVAQAAMIGDPVSFPKVRKLVEERFKSRFFMVRVTEQEIMEGMLTANRHGHVVCTQGGESIAGLKKAIGLGIVGPENTLVVDSTSHQLKFAEFQRMYFEDSFPSEYEIKTSDSLKNVPVSMDGSVEDVAEYLGLKKK
- a CDS encoding threonyl-tRNA synthetase editing domain-containing protein; amino-acid sequence: MDLGPILTVYCSPFTVHGIISPMKLLLFHMPLFYYKTHEKSILEAPDIEEEREVVDCIVALIQAEEGDPGKGKKVLDKLIKNIKWLAGKFGTKRAVLHFFSHLSESRADPEYARDLLDRAAERLEGAGYEVHVTPFGYFCEMKLHIGGESLAKVFKEF
- the tatA gene encoding twin-arginine translocase TatA/TatE family subunit, with protein sequence MIGGLGMQELLVILAIVMLLFGGKKLPELGKGLGKAIRGFKQAEEETVKELKRAAEGDPSTSSGQEDEAKGDGVTEREKTTEDEAEKEEADKGKDNPAT
- a CDS encoding GNAT family N-acetyltransferase; this translates as MLLDRYPQKVALEDGTELVLKAMNKQDERILMDFFEDLYDSDRQYLRNDVSNYRVVREWFSNLNYNRVFPLLAVHEGRIVANATLHRKPFGWMRHVGEIRIVVSPSFRKKGLARIMFTEIIHTAEEAGLEKLTAEMAVTQTGAIDVFRKMGFKEEAILKDYIRDAKDEVHDLLVMTLDIE
- a CDS encoding GNAT family N-acetyltransferase, with translation MMLNEYPKVVALRDGSEVTLRPLVKEDEEALYKFFKGMSKEDRLYLRDDVANRDVIRGWMKNIDYEKVLPILAFDGDTVVADATLHRNPHGWMRHVGEIRMSVAGSFRGKGLARIIAAEIFQQAVGLGLDKLMAEMLTIQSNAQRVFTRLGFKEEAILKDHGMDATGKKHDLIIMSNDVTTLWENWAEFAESVSGTWHMEH
- a CDS encoding rhomboid family intramembrane serine protease, whose protein sequence is MIPLRDNVPSRTIPFVTYFLLGANVVMFFMELSLGPNLERFIYIFGLVPQKVFYAFSEAPQLIPYATVPFFTSIFLHGGWLHLLGNMLYLYIFGDNVESALGHFRYLIFYIGCGVAASVTHLLANPASDVPTVGASGAIAGVLGAYFLLFPRAKVVTLVPIFFFVTFIEVPAILFLGLWFLIQFMSGSMSYGSSAAATGVAWWAHIGGFAVGVGYTLLRYRRIKGGRGREQ
- the eno gene encoding phosphopyruvate hydratase, which translates into the protein MSEIADIYARQVLDSRGNPTVEVDVYLESGAFGRAAVPSGASTGKREALELRDGDKKRYLGKGVTKAIEAVNDKIAPALIAYEALSQSEVDQVMIELDGTENKGDLGANAILGVSMAVSRAAADELGIPLYRYIGGLSANILPVPMMNIINGGAHADSGLDIQEFMIFPWGSDTFTESLRMGTEVFHHLKKILSDMGHSTSVGDEGGFAPRLNGNRAALDAIMKGIEAAGYRPGEDVAICLDSAASEFYRDGKYRLSAEGVEYSAEEMVSFYEGLVNKYPIVSIEDGMAEDDWDGWTLLTERLGDRVQIVGDDVFVTNMHILSDGISKGVANSILIKLNQIGTVTETLETVRLARRAGYTSVISHRSGETCDTFIADLAVATGAGQIKTGAPSRSERVAKYNQLLRIEEELDEDAFFLGQGCLRYPAVED